Genomic DNA from Mycobacterium stomatepiae:
CAATCACTTTCCTAACTCCGGCGGCAGGAGTTTGCGTCGATCCAATCGGAGTATCGAGTAGCGAAGATAGTGGCGTTCTCGCCGGGTGCCAGGGTGTGATCGTCGATCACCGCACCGAAGTACGGCGCCTGGGCATCAGTCACGACCTGACGCTGATCACCATTGGCTGCCAGGCCCGCCCGGACAAAGTCGTCCATGCCCATTGCCTCGGGTCCGGCGATCTCCGTTACTCCGTTGAAAGGGCGTCCGACAGCCGCATGTACAACGGCGGTGGCGACATCGTCGGCCGCGATGGGACGGAACAACGCGTGCGGCAACCTGACAATGTCTCCGTCTGTTGCGGAATCGGCCAAGCCAAGCGCGAATTCGTAGAACGGAGTTGCTCGCACGATCGAATAAGGCCGGCCCGAATCTTTGATCAGGTTTTCCTGAGCTGCTTTCGCGGTGTTGTAGCCGCTATCGGGCATGATCTGCGCGCCCACTACGGACAACGCGACATGGTGTTTGACGCCCGCTTCCTGTTCAGCAGAAAGAAGATTCGTGGTCGTGGTCGTGAAGAAATGCATGACAGGTTCATCGTCGAACAACGGTGAATCGGCGACGTCGACCAGGACATCCGCGCCGGCGACGGCGTCAGCGAGCCCTTCACCGGTTAGTGAATCGACCCCTGATCGGCGTGAGGCGATGAGCACGTCGTGTCCCTGCGCGCT
This window encodes:
- a CDS encoding SDR family oxidoreductase; its protein translation is MKIVVIGDRGLIGSKVAPKLSAQGHDVLIASRRSGVDSLTGEGLADAVAGADVLVDVADSPLFDDEPVMHFFTTTTTNLLSAEQEAGVKHHVALSVVGAQIMPDSGYNTAKAAQENLIKDSGRPYSIVRATPFYEFALGLADSATDGDIVRLPHALFRPIAADDVATAVVHAAVGRPFNGVTEIAGPEAMGMDDFVRAGLAANGDQRQVVTDAQAPYFGAVIDDHTLAPGENATIFATRYSDWIDANSCRRS